One part of the Halopenitus persicus genome encodes these proteins:
- the trpC gene encoding indole-3-glycerol phosphate synthase, whose amino-acid sequence MKDDGMNDLAPAVRSILEASASRSGGDGRIDVDPRDLEAAFAAAEPDGTPVIAEVKPTSPTTDGTREDDPVDLATQMVAGGAAALSVLTEPEHFGGSTGTLERVREAVDVPVLRKDFLVHEGQLDAVASDVVLLIARFLGDDLEPMLAAARDRGFQVLVEVHDRAELDRAIAAGARFVGVNNRDLAKLEVDLGTFEDVAPQAPEDVTLIAESGVTTAADARRMRAAGADALLIGSAIMDGDVRSNVHRFVTADASTDASANDADACETTDADAGGTIDDSTATRTVADE is encoded by the coding sequence ATGAAGGACGATGGGATGAACGATCTCGCGCCGGCGGTCCGGTCGATCCTGGAGGCGTCCGCGTCTCGATCGGGCGGCGACGGACGCATCGACGTCGACCCCCGCGATCTCGAGGCGGCGTTCGCGGCGGCCGAACCCGACGGAACGCCGGTGATCGCGGAAGTCAAGCCGACCAGTCCAACCACCGATGGAACACGCGAGGACGACCCGGTCGATCTCGCGACGCAAATGGTCGCGGGCGGGGCGGCCGCGCTCTCGGTGTTGACCGAACCCGAGCACTTCGGCGGGTCGACCGGGACGCTCGAGCGCGTTCGCGAGGCGGTCGACGTCCCCGTTCTTCGCAAGGACTTCCTCGTGCACGAGGGGCAGCTGGATGCCGTCGCCAGCGACGTCGTCCTGCTGATCGCCCGATTCCTCGGCGACGACCTCGAGCCGATGCTCGCGGCCGCTCGCGACCGCGGCTTCCAGGTTCTCGTCGAGGTCCACGACCGCGCGGAACTGGACCGGGCGATCGCCGCCGGGGCGCGTTTCGTCGGCGTCAACAACCGCGATCTGGCGAAGCTCGAGGTCGACCTCGGGACCTTCGAGGACGTCGCGCCCCAGGCTCCCGAGGACGTCACCCTGATCGCGGAAAGCGGCGTCACGACCGCCGCGGACGCGCGCCGGATGCGCGCGGCCGGCGCGGACGCGCTGTTGATCGGGAGCGCCATAATGGACGGGGACGTTCGTTCGAACGTCCACCGATTCGTGACCGCCGACGCCAGCACCGACGCCAGCGCAAACGACGCCGATGCTTGCGAGACGACCGACGCCGATGCTGGCGGAACGATCGACGACAGCACCGCAACCCGCACCGTCGCCGACGAGTGA
- the trpB gene encoding tryptophan synthase subunit beta, with product MNPADPADPTPVPGETDGKFGRYGGQYVPEALMPAIEELTDAYERYVLENQDGFMDEFRRCLREFGGRPTPLQHAERLSDRYDRDVYLKREDLLHGGAHKLNNALGQVLLAKYMGKERVIAETGAGQHGTATAMAAAHLDMPCEVYMGERDINRQRPNVFRMTLNGATVTPVTAGRGTLKEAISETMRDWAGSVEDTHYVIGSVVGPHPFPAMVRDFQSVVSEEARRQALETIGELPTDVVACAGGGSNTMGSFAAFLEDERVSLHAVEAGGADLSIDEAAGVAPNSASLYAGEEGVLHGARTKLLQDAHGQIVESHSVSAGLDYAGVGPELAHLVDEGRVTPAAVDDDQALEAFHLLSRTEGIIPALESAHALAYLEDVAGPDADADAGGGNGTADQEADALGETVVVTVSGRGDKDLETVIEETADRDIDGAPDMSAFTGGI from the coding sequence ATGAATCCGGCCGATCCGGCCGACCCGACCCCGGTCCCCGGCGAGACTGACGGGAAGTTCGGCCGCTACGGCGGCCAGTACGTTCCCGAGGCGCTGATGCCCGCGATCGAGGAGCTGACCGACGCCTACGAGCGGTACGTCCTCGAGAACCAGGACGGCTTCATGGACGAGTTCCGCCGCTGCCTCCGGGAGTTCGGCGGGCGCCCGACGCCGCTCCAGCACGCCGAGCGCCTCTCCGATCGGTACGACCGGGACGTCTATCTGAAGCGGGAGGACCTGCTCCACGGCGGCGCGCACAAGCTCAACAACGCGCTCGGGCAGGTACTGCTGGCGAAGTATATGGGCAAAGAACGGGTCATCGCGGAGACCGGCGCCGGCCAGCACGGGACCGCCACGGCGATGGCGGCCGCCCACCTCGACATGCCCTGTGAGGTGTACATGGGCGAACGCGACATCAACCGCCAGCGGCCCAACGTCTTCCGAATGACGCTCAACGGGGCGACGGTGACCCCGGTAACGGCCGGCCGCGGCACGCTCAAGGAGGCGATCTCCGAGACGATGCGCGACTGGGCGGGGTCCGTCGAGGACACCCACTACGTCATCGGCAGCGTCGTCGGACCGCATCCCTTCCCGGCGATGGTCCGTGACTTCCAGTCGGTCGTCTCGGAGGAGGCGCGCCGGCAGGCGCTGGAGACGATCGGCGAACTTCCGACCGACGTGGTCGCGTGCGCCGGCGGCGGCTCGAACACGATGGGCTCGTTCGCCGCCTTCCTCGAGGACGAACGCGTCTCGTTACACGCCGTCGAGGCGGGCGGCGCGGATCTCTCGATCGACGAGGCGGCGGGCGTCGCGCCCAACTCGGCGTCGCTGTACGCCGGCGAGGAGGGCGTCCTCCACGGCGCGCGCACGAAGCTGCTCCAGGACGCACACGGCCAGATCGTCGAGAGCCACTCGGTCTCAGCCGGACTCGATTACGCCGGCGTCGGCCCCGAGCTCGCGCACCTCGTCGATGAGGGACGCGTCACCCCGGCCGCCGTGGACGACGACCAAGCGCTGGAGGCGTTCCATCTCCTCTCGCGCACCGAGGGGATCATTCCGGCGCTCGAGTCCGCTCACGCGCTCGCGTACCTCGAGGACGTTGCGGGCCCCGACGCCGACGCAGACGCCGGGGGCGGGAACGGGACGGCCGATCAGGAGGCGGACGCGCTCGGCGAGACGGTGGTCGTCACCGTCTCCGGACGCGGCGACAAGGACCTCGAAACCGTGATTGAGGAGACCGCCGACCGCGACATCGACGGCGCGCCGGACATGTCCGCGTTCACGGGGGGGATCTAG
- the trpA gene encoding tryptophan synthase subunit alpha, producing MTEPTADRETDVAAADREAEAVTADRETDAATATGNSEAIARAFADGPAYVPYLAVGDPDYESSLEYVEALERGGADLIELGLPFSEPIAEGPTIQGAVVRALEGGMTPDRFFEFVEDLDVDVPLVCMTYYNLIYQWGDAEGPRPFVERAADAGLEGFVVPDLPAEEADPLRDACDEFGLDLVFIVAPTTEGDRLDRIMSRVSGYVYVQARLGTTGAQDDVSDHTAASLDRLREYDVPKAVGFGISSGEHAERIVEAGADGIIVGSALVDIVAAGVESDRSTEAVADQLESLSRELVEGADRGYQARSSVADSR from the coding sequence ATGACGGAGCCGACGGCCGACCGGGAGACCGATGTCGCCGCGGCGGACCGCGAGGCGGAGGCCGTGACGGCCGACCGGGAGACCGACGCCGCGACGGCGACCGGCAACAGCGAGGCGATCGCGCGGGCGTTCGCGGACGGCCCGGCGTACGTCCCGTACCTCGCGGTCGGCGACCCGGACTACGAGTCCTCCCTCGAGTACGTCGAGGCGCTCGAGCGCGGCGGCGCCGACCTCATCGAGCTCGGGCTGCCCTTCTCGGAGCCGATCGCTGAGGGGCCGACCATCCAGGGTGCCGTCGTCCGCGCGCTCGAGGGCGGTATGACCCCGGACCGCTTCTTCGAGTTCGTCGAGGACCTCGACGTCGACGTTCCGCTCGTCTGTATGACCTACTACAACCTCATCTACCAGTGGGGCGATGCGGAGGGACCGCGTCCGTTCGTCGAGCGCGCCGCCGACGCGGGGTTGGAGGGATTCGTCGTGCCCGACCTCCCGGCCGAGGAGGCCGATCCCCTGCGGGACGCCTGCGACGAGTTCGGCCTCGATCTGGTGTTCATCGTCGCCCCGACCACCGAGGGCGACCGACTCGACCGGATCATGAGCCGGGTCTCCGGATACGTCTACGTCCAGGCCCGGCTCGGAACGACCGGCGCACAGGACGACGTCTCGGACCACACGGCGGCCAGCCTCGACCGGCTTCGGGAGTACGACGTCCCGAAGGCGGTCGGGTTCGGGATCTCGTCGGGCGAACACGCCGAGCGGATCGTCGAGGCCGGCGCGGACGGGATCATCGTCGGGTCGGCGCTGGTCGACATCGTCGCAGCGGGCGTCGAGTCGGACCGCTCGACCGAGGCGGTCGCCGACCAGCTCGAGTCGCTCTCGCGGGAGCTCGTCGAGGGCGCCGACCGCGGTTATCAGGCGCGGTCGTCGGTCGCCGACTCGCGCTGA
- a CDS encoding 3-dehydroquinate synthase II translates to MTRTVWVKADDAVGDWEQRKRRITAGIEAGVDWVLVDESDVPRVRELGDVNVAAFRADADVVDEAEPEDDADAARADAYIVGKDGEGDGTISMPEDLSGSADLSTLRRRDDRAQGVYTRILDERYEAFAEAAAADAEYTIVVGEDWTIIPLENLIARVGEETHLVAGVTSAAEAQTAFETLESGSDGVLVDADSPDAIRGAVEARDAAERERLELSYATVTEVEQAGMADRVCIDTGSLMDHDEGMLVGSMSRGLFFVHAETAESPYVASRPFRVNAGAVHAYVRTPDGGTKYLAGLKSGDEVQVVDTEGRTREAIVGRVKIEKRPMFRVEAEVETDDGVDRVETLLQNAETIKVATSEGRTAVTDLEAGDEIALYYEDVARHFGESVEESIIEK, encoded by the coding sequence ATGACACGCACCGTCTGGGTCAAGGCCGACGACGCGGTCGGCGACTGGGAGCAGCGAAAGCGCCGGATCACCGCCGGAATCGAGGCCGGGGTCGACTGGGTGCTCGTCGACGAGAGCGACGTTCCGCGGGTACGGGAGCTCGGTGACGTGAACGTGGCGGCGTTCCGCGCCGACGCCGACGTCGTCGACGAGGCCGAGCCCGAGGACGACGCGGACGCGGCCCGCGCCGACGCCTACATCGTCGGCAAGGACGGCGAGGGCGACGGGACGATCTCGATGCCGGAGGACCTCTCGGGGTCCGCCGACCTGTCGACGCTCCGCCGCCGTGACGACCGGGCGCAGGGCGTGTACACCAGGATCCTCGACGAGCGGTACGAAGCGTTCGCCGAGGCGGCCGCCGCGGACGCCGAGTACACGATCGTGGTCGGCGAGGACTGGACGATCATCCCGCTGGAGAACCTGATCGCCCGCGTCGGCGAGGAGACCCACCTCGTCGCGGGCGTCACGTCGGCCGCGGAGGCGCAGACCGCCTTCGAGACGCTGGAGTCCGGCTCCGACGGCGTGCTCGTCGACGCCGACTCGCCGGACGCGATCCGCGGCGCCGTCGAGGCTCGCGACGCGGCCGAGCGGGAGCGGCTCGAGCTCTCGTACGCGACCGTCACCGAGGTCGAACAGGCCGGGATGGCTGACCGCGTCTGCATCGACACCGGGAGCCTGATGGACCACGACGAGGGGATGCTCGTCGGCTCGATGTCGCGCGGGCTCTTCTTCGTCCACGCCGAGACCGCCGAGAGTCCCTACGTCGCCTCGCGGCCGTTCCGGGTCAACGCGGGCGCGGTCCATGCCTACGTCCGAACCCCGGACGGCGGAACGAAGTACCTCGCCGGGCTGAAGTCGGGCGACGAGGTCCAGGTCGTCGACACGGAGGGGCGCACACGGGAGGCGATCGTCGGCCGCGTGAAGATCGAGAAGCGGCCGATGTTCCGCGTGGAGGCGGAGGTCGAGACCGACGACGGCGTCGACCGCGTCGAGACCCTGCTGCAGAACGCCGAGACGATCAAGGTCGCCACCAGCGAGGGTCGGACCGCGGTCACCGACCTCGAGGCGGGCGACGAGATCGCGCTCTACTACGAGGACGTCGCGCGCCACTTCGGCGAGTCGGTCGAGGAGAGCATCATCGAGAAGTAA
- a CDS encoding arginase family protein has translation MTADITVYWDDRMLDHEPPRGAFKFPDTPIVATPEVHPDRRERVENVRAMIDHAFDDVAETVSPSRASRTALERVHDPDYLDWLEAFCADGGGRIEDTTTGMNEHTYDAARVSAGAAIAAAGHALDEPSPVSGPEAPLPYALCRPSGHHAQPDCADGFCFLNNAALAAEAALADDGPADVAADRVAIVDWDVHHGNGTQEAFVDREDVLFVSAHNDHGSWHPEYHPQEGSLDEVGTGDGEGYTVNVPLPPGTGNRGYEAVFDRIVEPVVAEFDPDLLLVSAGQDAGPSDMNGRNIVTRAGFREMGARVRRLADETADGALALIQEGGYQPSHLSFATLGVFEGVLDRTVELEGYGTGDPFTFLDEPTDLVEEWIDEAVARHREYWPVE, from the coding sequence ATGACAGCCGACATCACCGTCTACTGGGACGACCGCATGCTCGACCACGAACCGCCGAGGGGCGCCTTCAAGTTCCCCGACACGCCCATCGTCGCGACCCCCGAGGTGCACCCGGACCGCCGGGAGCGCGTCGAGAACGTCCGGGCGATGATCGACCACGCCTTCGACGACGTCGCCGAGACCGTCTCGCCGTCGCGTGCGAGCCGGACCGCGCTCGAACGCGTTCACGACCCCGACTACCTCGACTGGCTCGAGGCGTTCTGTGCCGACGGCGGCGGCCGGATCGAGGACACGACGACCGGGATGAACGAGCACACCTACGACGCCGCCCGGGTGTCGGCCGGCGCCGCCATCGCCGCCGCCGGGCACGCGCTCGATGAACCGAGCCCCGTATCCGGACCCGAGGCCCCCCTCCCGTACGCCCTCTGCCGCCCGAGCGGTCACCACGCCCAACCCGACTGCGCGGACGGGTTCTGTTTCCTCAACAACGCGGCGCTGGCGGCCGAGGCGGCGCTGGCCGACGACGGCCCCGCCGACGTCGCGGCCGACCGGGTCGCGATCGTCGACTGGGACGTCCACCACGGCAACGGGACCCAGGAAGCGTTCGTCGACCGCGAGGACGTGCTGTTCGTGAGCGCACACAACGACCACGGCTCCTGGCATCCCGAGTACCACCCCCAGGAGGGATCGCTCGACGAGGTCGGCACCGGCGACGGCGAGGGATACACCGTCAACGTTCCGCTGCCGCCGGGCACCGGGAACCGCGGCTACGAGGCCGTCTTCGACCGGATCGTCGAACCGGTCGTCGCGGAGTTCGACCCGGACCTGCTGCTCGTCAGCGCCGGACAGGACGCCGGACCCTCGGACATGAACGGACGAAACATCGTGACTCGAGCGGGGTTCCGCGAGATGGGCGCCCGCGTCCGGCGGCTCGCCGACGAGACGGCCGACGGCGCGCTGGCGCTGATCCAGGAGGGCGGCTACCAGCCTTCGCACCTCTCGTTCGCCACGCTGGGCGTCTTCGAGGGCGTTCTCGATCGGACGGTCGAACTGGAAGGGTACGGGACCGGCGATCCCTTCACGTTCCTCGACGAGCCGACCGACCTGGTCGAAGAGTGGATCGACGAGGCGGTCGCCCGCCACCGGGAATACTGGCCGGTCGAATGA
- a CDS encoding ArgE/DapE family deacylase gives MTTQDTLTDAIESNESDLIDLVGDLVEAPTVTGDEAPAQEVIIDRLEAMGLEPDVFEPSADDLADHEAYFETSSYEEYGYEGRPNVVARREGGDGPTLTLGGHIDVVDVTEAEWDREPWSLTQEGETLYGRGVADMKGGLAATLIAMETLDELGVDLGGDLLFQSVIEEEDGGVGGALAVLERGYVPDAAVIAEPFGVPNVGVASAGVMYFRVIVPGKSVHAAWGHEGVNAIGNAATVYRALEELDAERKARIDYEPAYRANPSLEGNVTNLNVGTIEAGDWPSTLPSRAVLQGRIGWPPGETRAEVRAQIEDAVAEAAANDEWLAEHPPEVEWFGWQAEPHEVDPSGEIATLAKRVGEDVTGRSGSFVGGNAGLDERFYPLYYDVDAVSVGPEGANLHGADEHTTVPSLLEAAATIAAIAVEYCGIEE, from the coding sequence ATGACGACTCAGGACACGCTCACCGACGCGATCGAATCGAACGAATCCGACCTCATCGACCTGGTCGGCGACCTCGTGGAGGCGCCGACCGTCACCGGCGACGAGGCGCCCGCCCAGGAGGTCATCATCGACCGGCTCGAGGCAATGGGCCTCGAGCCCGACGTCTTCGAGCCGTCGGCCGACGACCTGGCCGACCACGAGGCGTACTTCGAGACCTCCTCCTACGAGGAGTACGGCTACGAGGGACGACCGAACGTCGTCGCCCGCCGCGAGGGTGGCGACGGACCCACGCTCACGCTGGGCGGCCACATCGACGTGGTCGACGTGACGGAGGCGGAGTGGGACCGCGAGCCGTGGTCGCTGACGCAGGAGGGTGAGACCCTCTACGGCCGCGGGGTCGCGGACATGAAGGGCGGACTCGCGGCGACCCTGATCGCGATGGAGACGCTCGACGAGCTCGGGGTCGACCTCGGCGGCGACCTCCTCTTCCAGTCGGTCATCGAGGAGGAGGACGGCGGCGTCGGCGGGGCGCTGGCGGTCCTCGAGCGGGGCTACGTTCCCGACGCGGCGGTCATCGCCGAGCCATTCGGCGTGCCGAACGTCGGCGTCGCCAGCGCCGGCGTGATGTACTTCCGCGTGATAGTGCCGGGCAAGAGCGTCCACGCGGCGTGGGGCCACGAGGGCGTCAACGCCATCGGCAACGCCGCCACGGTCTACCGCGCTCTCGAGGAGCTCGATGCCGAGCGGAAGGCGCGGATCGACTACGAGCCGGCCTACCGGGCGAACCCCTCCCTCGAGGGGAACGTCACGAACCTCAACGTCGGGACGATCGAGGCCGGGGACTGGCCCTCGACGCTCCCCTCGCGGGCGGTCCTCCAGGGACGGATCGGCTGGCCGCCGGGCGAGACCCGCGCCGAGGTCCGCGCACAGATCGAGGACGCCGTCGCCGAGGCGGCGGCGAACGACGAGTGGCTCGCCGAGCATCCGCCCGAGGTCGAGTGGTTCGGCTGGCAGGCCGAGCCCCACGAGGTCGACCCGAGCGGCGAGATCGCGACGCTCGCGAAGCGTGTGGGCGAGGACGTCACCGGCCGCTCCGGCTCGTTCGTCGGCGGCAACGCCGGCCTCGACGAGCGGTTCTACCCGCTGTATTACGACGTGGACGCCGTCTCGGTCGGTCCCGAGGGAGCGAACCTCCACGGTGCTGACGAACACACCACGGTCCCCTCGCTGCTCGAGGCCGCGGCGACGATCGCCGCGATCGCCGTCGAGTACTGCGGGATCGAGGAGTAA
- a CDS encoding branched-chain amino acid ABC transporter permease has product MTVLETLRSGIARTGDRLVEDARSRNGVVFAVLALLALLAPQLVGGYTLDLLTQLIIAILVVTSWIFIAGYFGMFSFAHAALYGIGAYATALLAGQAGVHPVLAVLLGGVVAGIFAIPIALPVLRLSGAYVGMATLAFAEIVYRLTIHFRELTGGPTGYTGFPSLFGGNRLALYYFVFVLVVVLLVVQYGLLVNRFGLVARAIREAPDAARMLGNNVPRYKLVGFVVGSAIAGVAGGLQIYTVLIISPPMIEVNRMIEFMAMGIIGGLRTIGGGIFGAVIVFGLNEGLRDLGELRLVIWGAMLIVVTIYFPNGLADSSLDPRDRLRELFERE; this is encoded by the coding sequence ATGACTGTGCTCGAGACGCTCCGGTCCGGGATCGCCCGGACCGGCGACCGGCTCGTCGAGGACGCCCGATCGCGAAACGGGGTCGTCTTCGCGGTGCTGGCGTTGCTGGCGCTGCTGGCGCCGCAACTGGTCGGGGGCTACACCCTCGACCTGCTGACGCAGCTCATCATCGCGATCCTCGTGGTCACGAGCTGGATCTTCATCGCCGGCTACTTCGGGATGTTCAGCTTCGCGCACGCCGCGCTCTACGGGATCGGCGCGTACGCGACCGCCCTGCTCGCCGGCCAGGCGGGCGTGCATCCGGTCCTGGCGGTGCTGCTCGGCGGCGTCGTCGCAGGGATCTTCGCGATCCCGATCGCCCTTCCGGTGTTGCGCCTCTCCGGCGCCTACGTCGGGATGGCGACGCTCGCGTTCGCGGAGATCGTCTACCGGTTGACGATCCATTTCCGCGAGCTCACCGGCGGGCCCACCGGATACACGGGATTCCCGTCGCTGTTCGGCGGAAACCGCCTCGCGCTGTATTATTTCGTGTTCGTGCTCGTGGTCGTCCTGCTGGTCGTCCAGTACGGGCTGTTGGTCAACCGGTTCGGCCTCGTCGCGCGGGCGATCCGCGAGGCCCCCGACGCGGCACGGATGCTGGGGAACAACGTCCCGCGATACAAGCTCGTCGGGTTCGTCGTCGGGTCCGCCATCGCCGGCGTCGCCGGCGGACTGCAGATATACACCGTCCTGATCATCTCGCCCCCGATGATCGAGGTCAACCGGATGATCGAGTTCATGGCGATGGGAATCATCGGCGGCCTCCGGACGATCGGCGGCGGGATCTTCGGTGCGGTGATCGTCTTCGGGCTCAACGAGGGGCTCCGTGACCTCGGAGAGCTCCGGCTCGTCATCTGGGGCGCGATGCTGATCGTCGTGACGATCTACTTCCCGAACGGGCTCGCCGACAGCTCGCTCGACCCACGGGACCGGCTCCGCGAGCTGTTCGAGCGGGAGTGA
- a CDS encoding branched-chain amino acid ABC transporter permease, with translation MVSVALLAQQIVNGLLFGGQLALIAVGLTLIWGVARVLNFGHGAMFMVGGFVGFFTLGATGSLVAAVVAAGLVVFALGYVTEVVLIRPLRDREEFGIPSMVVTLGLAFFLENAFIVWIGSQRQSFPRFTDVIWNVAGITLSAQRVLIFIISLVALGLLFVVISRTELGLAIRAVSQDHDTALLMGVRPNRVYAITFGISAALAGLAGVLLAPLFAVYPSVGWYPFLLSFVVVMVGGLGSVRGTLLAAMGLAVVRSISIIWVSSQMAMVILFTIMIVVLVAYPDGIGGYLE, from the coding sequence ATGGTTAGCGTCGCCCTGCTCGCGCAGCAGATCGTCAACGGACTGTTGTTCGGCGGCCAGCTCGCGCTGATCGCCGTCGGTCTCACGCTCATCTGGGGCGTCGCGCGCGTGTTGAACTTCGGCCACGGGGCGATGTTCATGGTCGGCGGCTTCGTCGGCTTCTTCACGCTCGGCGCGACGGGAAGTCTCGTTGCGGCGGTGGTCGCCGCCGGGCTCGTGGTGTTCGCGCTCGGCTACGTGACCGAGGTGGTGCTCATCCGACCGCTCCGTGACCGCGAGGAGTTCGGGATCCCGTCGATGGTCGTCACGCTCGGGCTCGCGTTCTTCCTCGAGAACGCGTTCATCGTCTGGATCGGCTCACAACGCCAGTCGTTCCCGCGGTTCACCGACGTGATCTGGAACGTCGCCGGGATCACGCTGAGCGCACAGCGCGTGCTGATCTTCATCATCTCGCTCGTCGCGCTCGGACTGCTCTTCGTCGTCATCTCGCGAACCGAACTCGGACTGGCCATCCGCGCCGTCTCACAGGACCACGACACGGCCCTGTTGATGGGCGTCCGCCCGAACCGCGTGTACGCGATCACCTTCGGTATCAGCGCCGCGCTCGCGGGACTTGCCGGCGTCCTGTTGGCCCCGCTGTTCGCGGTCTATCCCTCCGTGGGATGGTACCCGTTCCTCCTCTCGTTCGTCGTCGTGATGGTCGGCGGACTCGGGAGCGTTCGCGGAACGCTGCTGGCGGCGATGGGACTGGCGGTCGTTCGCAGCATCAGCATCATCTGGGTGTCAAGCCAGATGGCGATGGTCATCCTCTTCACGATCATGATAGTCGTGCTCGTCGCGTATCCCGACGGTATCGGGGGGTATCTCGAATGA